The DNA region CTGACGTCACCCAGGGTCGGCTCCCTGTCGGTGCCGAGTTGCCGCTCGGTCAGCACGAGCCGCACCCGTTCACCGTCTTCCACCTTGCCGATGGCATAGATGCCGGCGTCGTCGTGGCGAAAGCCCCATTCCGGCTCGTCCGATATCTCGGCCTCGGCGATCAGCCAGCTCCTGGTCGGATCCCATCCGGCGAATTCGATGCCGGCCGCCTTGCGGACGATGCTGCGGCCGCCGTCGCAGCCGACCAGATACCGTGCGCGGAGCAACTGGCCATCCGACAGCGCGACATCGACGCCATCGTCGTCCTGCGTGAAGCCGGTCACGTCGCGCCCGCGATCGATCGGCACCGCCAGTTGTTCGGCCCATTCGCCGAGCACGCGCTCGATATGGTTCTGCCGCAGCCCCAGCGTGAAATTGCGCCGGGTCGGGAAGTCGCCGATCTCGAGCGGAACCAGATGGGAGTGGAACAGCACGGCCGGATGGCGCGTCCCCAGCGCGACGAAGCGGTCGCCGACGCCGCGCTGATCGAGCACCTCGATGGTGCGCGCGTGCAGACCGCCTGCCCGCGCGCCGATCAGGTCCGGATTCTCGCGCCGCTCGACAATCGCAACGTCAACGCCGGCCAGCGCCAACTCGCACGCCAGCGTCAGCCCGGTCGGTCCTCCGCCGGCAATCACCACAGCATGTTCCCGCATCGCGCACTCCTCCGTTCGATTGGGCGCGCGTTCTACGGGATGACCCCGGGCTTGCGGCAAGCCCGGGGGGTCTACATATATTTGAGTGGGGAGAGGGCTTTTGTTGCCCGAACCAATTCAGCCGTCATTGCGAGGAGCGAAGCGACGAAGCAATCCATGCTTCTGCGTGCCCGGAGCTATGGATTGCTTCGCGGCGCTCGCAATGACGGTGAGGCTTCGTAGCCTGGATGCAGTGAAGCGAAATCCGGGGGCCGGTCTATCGACGAGAGAGCAGATCCCGGATTGCGCTGCGCTGCATCCGGGCTACGTGATCTCTCAAAACTCGCCGTGGATGCGGCCGGAGAAGATGTGCACCGGGCCGCGATCGGTGTTGTAGGCGGGGTTGGTGATGAACTGATAGTCCGCGGTCAGCGTCAGGCTCTTGTTCACCTGATAGGCATAGTAGGTCTCGAAGATCCGCTCCGGACTGTAGTTGAGCGCGCCGTCGCCGATCAAAAGGCCGAGGCCGCCGGCGGCGAGGTAGTCGCGATGGGCTGACGACAGTCCGTTGACCGCGCCGCCGATGCCGATCGTGTCGTTCGCCCGGCCCCAATAGCTGCCCTTGATCGACACGCCGCCGGAGACGCTGCGGTCGACGTCGGTGAACGACAGGATCTCGTTCCGGCCGTCGTTCCAGCTCAGGCGGCCGAACAGGCCGACATCGGTTGCGATCTGCTGCTCGCCGTTCAGGTAGAAGCCGTATTTGGTGTTGTCCTTGCGGATACCGGCCATCACGTCGTTGATGTCGAGCCCGGGGTTGGCGTCCTCGATCGCGAGCGCCTGGCGATAGTTGCCGGTGTTGCCGCGATTGCCGAACACGCCGACGCGCAGCTTGCCGGGTTGATCGAAGATCGAGTAGCGGCCTTCGAATTCCACCACCGCGCCGCCATTGTTGGCGTTGGAGATCAGCACGTCGCTGTTCGGTGCATTGGGCACCTGGAACACGCCGGCGCGCACCGCCCAATCCTTGCGGTTGAGCTCGACCACGGCGCCGCGGGTGTACCCTGGCAGATCGGCCGGGAAGTCGTAGGCGGCGGAGGCCCACATCGCCCAGTTCATGAAGTCGGCGCGTGGGTCCTTGGCGTAGGAATTGCCGTCGAAGAAATCGCCCACCGCAAAGCGGCCGACGATGATCGTGAGGCGGTCGATGTCGCGCTTGCCCGCGATCTGGTTGGGGCCGTCGGGGACGTCTTCCTGCTCGCCGCCGAAGCCGAAGGTCTGCTTGAAGTAGTAGCGCTGCGGCCGGATCTTCGGGAACGCGGCGCCGGCCTTCTGCGCCTCGCCGTTCGAGAAGCCGGCGAGGCCGAGCGTGCCGTTGAGGCCGAAGCCCTGCGCCGTCTCCGGATTGAAATAGAACTCGCCGCCTTCCCAGAGCCGCACGCCGAGGAATGCCGTCGTGGTCCAGGTCTGTTGCATTTGCCCCGGGCCCGGAAGGCTGTTGGTGCCGGTATAGGGCGCGCGGAACGACGGATAGCCCTGACCGAGCAGCGTCGTCTGTCCGTGCACGCTCCAGTCGCTGGACTCAGGCAGCGCGGTCCGGGTCGGCGTCGCCGACCAGGGCGAATCGCCGAGCTGGTAGTTCAGGCCGAACTTCAGGAGGTGAATGCGCGGGTCGATGCTGACGCCGGGCATGCCGAAATCGTTGAGACCGAGCGTGCGGCGCGACAGGTCGATGTAGTCGTATTCGACCTTGGCCGTCCAATTGCCGCTCACCGCGAATTCGGCACCGGCGCCGACGGTCCAGCCGGTCTGGTACTGGCCGGGCTGCGAGATCACATTGCCACCGGCATCATTGACCCTGACCTCGGTGTGTCCCCAGGCGAAGCCGCCGGTCACATAGGGCATCCAGGTGCCGAAGCTGTAACCGGCGCGGCCGCGCAGCGTGCCGACATAGTCGATCGACGAATTGAAGGGCCCCGGCACGCGCCGCGGCTGGTCGGTCGGGCCGGTGAAGGTCGCATCCGCCTCGATGCCGAGCACGAAGCGGTTGGCGAATTCCTTGTTGTATCCGGCCTGGAAGCCGCCGATCCCGCCGGTGATCGTGGGCGGGAAGAACACGCCCTGTTCCAGGATCGGATTGGTGCCCGGACCCAGCGTGCCGTCGCCATAGCCGACATGGCCGCCGACATAGAAGCCGGTCCAGCTGTAGACCGCCTTGGCGGCGGGGGACTTGACGGGCAGGTCGGCCGCAGACGCCGGCGTGCCGAATGCTGCCGCACCGAGCGCTGCGCCGGCGGCGATCCGAACCCGGAAGAGACGGACGCAGGTCATGACGCGGCTTTCCGCGAACGGTTGGCGGTTTTGCCCGGCATTGCAGATTTGGCGGCCACTTGCCACCCGAGATTTGAATTCATCGCCCGCCGTCCCCGGTCCGATCCGTGTCGTCCCATCCAAAGCCAGATCAGCACCTAGCATCCTCAGCGACTTGTTGCAAGTAATTCGCAATAGCAACTGAGGCGCGACGGATACCTCTCCGATTTGCACGCCACTATGACAGTCGCGTAACACCCCGAGGCCGTGGGCCTCATCCGCTGCGATCGCCCGCACATCTGTGGCAAATCGGTCGAGAACCGACCGTTCAATCGAGGCCACCATTGTCTTCGTCCCTTGTCTTGATGAATGCCGGCTGTGAGGTGCTGCCCAGCACGACCCTCGCGCCGGCCCGTTCGACGCATCGCGCCATCGACAGCGCCGTCCGCAGGTCGGCGCCTGAAATCACACGCCGCCGATAGAGCGCGGTGGCGCCGCGCAGGATGGCGCTTGCCAGCCTGAACAACACGATCGCGCCCCATCGTCGGCCGCGGCCGAGTCTCGTCACGCCCCCACCGTGGCGAGCTGGACGATCCGCAGCAGCACGAGCCCGGCGGCGATGACCAGATAGCCGCGCAGCACCAGCATCCAGATCCGGCTCAGCGGGCTGAGCCGTGCCGGCGGCAGCCGGTCGAGCGGCGGCATCCGCCAGGTGTCGCGGTCGAACAGCGGCGGCTTGTGCGTGAAACGGGAGGACGCGCGACCGTGCGACAGCATCTCGTACAGCTTGACCGCCGCGGTGACTGCGAGCGCAAGCAGGCTGCCGCCGACCAGGATGCCGATGATCCATTGCTCGCTGAGATCCGGGAACAGCACCGCGGCGGTCAGGATCACCGACAGCATCACGAGGCCCGCCACCACCGCGCCGGTGAACAGGTTCAGCCTGACAGAGTTGACCCACGGCCCGAGGATGTGGCGGTCGTTGCACAGCAAGAGCAGGAACACGGTCGCGCTCGGCAGCAGCACGCCGGCCAGCGTCTGCACCGCGTTGGTGAGCAGTCCGAGCGGCGTGCCCGGCGTCAGCACCAGCACGGCGGCGAGCACGATCAGCCCGCAATAGACGCCGTAGAAGCCCTTCGCATCCCACGGCTTGCGGTGCAGCGAGTGCTTGACCGCGAACACGTCACCGATCGCATAGGCAGTCGAGAGGGAGACCGCGGCCGCGCCGATGATGCAGGCATCCAGCAGTGCGAGGGCAAACAGCACCGCCGGCAGCCGGCCGGCATATTTCTCGAGTCCGACCGCGGTCCCCAGCGCGTCGGTGTAATTGCCGAATTCGGGCTTTCCGGCGAACACTTCGGCGCAGAACGAGATCATCGCCACGGCGCCGACCACGACCAGCACGATGCCGATGCACAGATCCGTCCGCTCATAGCGGATGAAGCGCGGGGTGATCCGCTTGTCGACGATGTAGCTCTGCTGGAAGAACAATTGCCACGGCGCCACCGTGGTGCCGACGATGGCGACGATCAAAAGCATCACCTCGCTGAGCTTGGCGTCTTGCGGCATCTTCGGCACGAAGAAATCAGCTGCGATCTGCCCGATCGGCGGATGCACCATCAGGATGACGGGCACCAGCAGCAGGCTGCCTGCGACCAGCACGATGCCGAAGCGTTCGAAACGGCGGAAGTCCCCGGTCGAGACCGCCAGCATCACGATAACAGCCGAGGCCAGCACGCCCCAGAACTGCGAGACGCCGAGAAAATGAAGCGCGAATGTGATGCCGATGAACTCGGTGACGATGGTCAGCGCGTTCAGCACCAGCAGGTCGATGACGCTGAAGGCGCCCCAGAACTTGCCGAAGCGCTCGAAGATCAGCCGCGCATGGCCGACGCCGGTCACGGCGCCAAGCCGTACCACCATCTCCTGGTTGACGTAGAGCACGGGAATCAAAAGCAGCAGCGTCCACAGCAGCGTGGTGCCGTAATTCTGACCGGCCTGGGTATAGGTGCCGAATGCGCCGGCATCGTTGTCGCCGACCATCACGATCAGGCCGGGGCCGACGATCGCCAGCAGGGTCTTCAACCGGGCCAGCAAGGTCGCGCGCGGCCCGGTGTCGTCCCGCGCGATGCTGCCGAGCGCGCCGCGGATGTCGCCGGCATGCGCGGTGTCGAGAATGGCGGTTTGGGTGGACTTGGTTTCGGTCATATCGCGTCTCCTCGCCGCCCTTCGGGCACGGCAAGGGACGCGGACCGTCAGGCGCGCACGTCTCCGCTACCGTGAGCAGCGGCATTTCCGGATGTGATGCAGGTCGAGGGTCCCGCTGCCGCGCCGCAATGGCGCGCAACGGGACGACTAGGTCCTTCGTCCATATTGGCCTCCTAAGCGCACCGCCGCGGCTTTGCCGCGGCGTGACGCGCAGTTGTCGCGCGCGGGCCAAGATGCCGGCCCGCGCGCCGCTGATGATCGAAATCACCGCTGGTGTCGTCGACGGTCCACCGGCATTCCAGTTGGCCGTCGATCAGGATCCAATGACAGGCCGGGGTTGGACGCCGGCGATCCGGCGGGCGGCGAAAACCCGGCAGGTTGTCATTGGAATAGGTGGCCGCCCGCGGCGGGATCTGCCGCGGCTCAAACGGCCGGAATTTTGCGAGCTTTTCGAACATCGCTCACCTCCACTTCCGCTGTCTCGCGGCAGGCCGGTGAGGAGCAGGCGGTTACGTGAGGCGTGACCACCCATCCACGCAGGCGAAATCTGCGCGATCAGTCTTGCTGTGTTGCGGCGTCAATAGTCCCGTCAGCGGTCTACTGTCGCCTGAGTTGCTACTGCCCATGTGCCTTCTGTGTTGGCTCGTGGTCGGGTTGATGTCCGGGGTCAGACCCCGGTGCGGAACGCATGTTCCGACGATCGGGCACTACGCCTGCCACAATGGCCTGTCAAGCCGATTCTGCTATCCTCCGGGGAGGATCATGATTATCCTCCAGGGACGATAGGAGAACCGCATGCCAGACGACCATCCGCACGCAGCGATTGCCCGGCGCCTGAAGCGCGCCAACGGCCATCTCGAGACCATCGTCGAGATGATCGAACAGGGCCGGCCCTGTGCGCAGATCGCCCAGCAATTGCAGGCGGTGGAGAGTGCGATCGAGAGCGCCAAGAAGGCGCTGATCCACGATCACATCGGCCACAGCCTGGAGGAGACGCTAAAGGTATCGGGCCCGAAGGGCCGCAACGTGCTGCGCGACTTCCGACTGATCGCAAAATATCTGTGATCGCCGCCTTCAAGAATCGACCCGCCCGGGGGGATCACCGGACGGGTCGTGTGCGACACGGGGTGGATGAGGACCCGTGCCGAACGCAGGATCCGCAGCCTTCAAAAATCCCGTCGATCAGTAGCAGGAGCGCACGCGGCCGATGTAGTTGCCGTAGGCGTCGAACTGGCGGACCCAGGCGCAGCGCCGATAGCCGCCGTCGTAATAGCCGTCACTGGCCGCGATCGCGCTGCCGACGATGGCGGCGCCGACGAGGCCCGCGCCGACGCCCCAGCCCCAGCCATACGGCTTAGCGTTGGCCTGCGACGTCGTGGACGCGATGGTGCCGGTCACGGCGAGCGTAGTGAGGGCGAGGGCGGCAAACTTGGTCTTGATCGACATGGGATACTCCATCCTGTTTGAGCGCGGCGCCGGTATGGTCCGCATGCCCGTTGGACGGAGGCTTTTCGGTTCCGGTTCGAAGGCCGTGCCGGAAATATGGTTTCGTGGATTGTTTCGTCGCCTCCGCCAGGACGAAGGAATTCCCGGTCAGTCGCCCCGAAATACGCCCAGATCGAACCTGTCGACGTCGGCCAGCAGCTCGCAGAACGCACGCGCGCCGTGCTCGAGCAGCTGCTCGCCCTTCGCGGCCGAGGCCTTGGTCGCATCGCCGATCGCGCCGCTCGGATTGAGGTCCTGCGCCTGCCAGGCGAACGGCGCTGGCCGCTGGGTCGACAGCAAGCGATGGTCCTTCTCGATCTGTACGCTCGCCGGCTTGAAGTCCGCGATCGCATCCTTGCGCACATGTTGCGGATACTTCGCCAGCATGATCGAGGTCTCGACCGCGCCGCCATGGATGCCGTGGCGCAATTCGTCGGCATCGAACAGCCCGTCCGGCGTGCCGAAGCGCGACCAGCTCGTGGTCACCACCAGCATCTTGTGTTGCGCGTGCAGGTCCTGCGCCACGAGCTGCATCGCGGCGGAATTGCCGCCATGGCTCGTCACCATCACGAGCTTCCTGACGCCGGCGCGCGCCACGCTCTCGCCGAGCGCCATCCAGCTGTTCAGCGCCACCTTGGTCGGGAGGGTCAGCGTGCCCGGAAAATCGATGTGCTCGGTGGAGATGCCGACCGGCTGCAGGGGCAGGAACGTCGCCGGTATGGCCGCCGGCAGCAGCTCCCGAACCCGTGCCAGATACGCCTCACCGATCATGACGTCGGTTCCGAGCGGCAGATGCGGCCCGTGCTGCTCGGTCGCGGCCAGCGGCAGCACCGCGATCCAGCGCGCGGCCGCACCCTTGGCGAGGTCGGGCCAGTGGATGGCGGTCCAGTCACGGGGCGGAAGCTGAGAAGTCATCAAAGCCGGTCGTTTCAATACAAGCGTTTCATGGGATGGATTTGCAGGCTAGTTTGTTTAACATCGGTGAGGCGTTCGCGTCTCCGGGCGCGGTCCACCTCTTCCCGCCTTCCATCATGGGCCATAATGATCGACGGAGTCCAACCATGATCCCGGCCTTTTTGCCGCGAGCGTTAACCACGGCCCTTCTGGCCGCCACCCTCGGCGTTTCCGCGGGCCTCCTCCCGGCGCGGGCGCAGACTCTGGACAAGGTCTCGTTCGGCACTAACTGGGTCGCCGAGGGCGAGCATGGCGGGTTCTTCCAGGCGCTCGCCGACGGCACCTACAAGAAATACGGCCTCGACGTGTCAATCGTGCCCGGCGGTCCCAACGAGAACAACCGCATGCTCTTGATCGCGGGCAAGCTCGACTTCTTCATGAGCGCGAACTCGCTGCAGACCTTCGACGCCGTCACCAACAACGTGCCGCTGGTCGCTGTCGCGGCGATGTTCCAGAAGGACCCGCAGGTCTTCCTGACCCATCCTGAGGTCAAGGTCAGCAAGATCGAGGACCTGAAGCCGCTGACGCTTTTGATCTCGAAGGAAGGCATCACCAGCTACTTCCAGTGGCTGAAATCCGAATACGGCTTCGACGAGAACAAGGTGAAGCCCTACACCTTCAACCCGCAGCCCTTCATCGTGAACAAGCAGACCGCGATGCAGGGATATGTCACCTCGGAGCCCTTTGCGGTGGAGAAGACCGCCGGCTTCAAGCCGAACGTGCTCCTGCTCGCAGACTACGGCTTCAACTCCTATTCGACCCTGATCGAGACCCGCCGCGACCTTGTCGACAAGAAGCCGGATCTGGTGCAGCGCTTCGTCGATGCTTCCGTTGTCGGCTGGTACACTTACGTCTACGGCGACAACTCGGCCGGCAATGCGATGATCAAGAAGCTCAATCCCGAGATGAACGACGAGCTGCTGGCCTATTGCGTCGCCAAGATGCGCGAACACGGCATCGTCGATTCCGGTGACTCCATCAAGAACGGCATCGGCGCCATGACCGACGAGCGGATGGCGAGCTTCTTCGATAAGATGGTGCGCGCCGGTGTGGTCAAGAGCACCATCGACTATCGCCAGGGCTACACGCTGCGCTTCGTCAACAAGGCGGTCGGCGTCGAGCTCAGGCCGAAGAACTGACGGGGTGCGGACGCGCGATGGCGGAGCCTGCGTTGTCTGGACCTGATGCCGGATGGGCGGTGCGCCTGCGCGGCGTCACCAAGACCTATGACAGCGGGGTGATGGCGCTCGGGCCGCTGGACCTCGACGTGAGACGCGGCGAGTTCGTCTCGCTGCTCGGGCCCTCCGGTTGCGGCAAGTCCACCGCGCTGCGCCTCATTGCGGGGCTTGCCACCCCAAGCGCCGGCACGGTCGAGCTCTCACATCAAGGCGCCGAGCAGCGCGGCAGCCACAGAGTAGGCTTTGTGTTTCAGGAGCCGACGCTGATGCCGTGGGCCAATGTGCGCGACAATGTCCGCCTGCCGCTGAAGCTCGCCCGCGCGCCGGCGACTGACGCCGATGCGCGCATCGATGCGGCGCTCGATCAGGTCGGGCTGGCGGAGTTCGCGACCGCCTATCCGCGCGAATTGTCCGGCGGCATGAAGATGCGGGTGTCGCTGGCGCGCGCGCTGGTCACCGATCCCGATATCCTGCTGATGGACGAGCCGTTCGCGGCGCTCGACGAGATCACGCGCTTTCGCCTCAACAACGACCTGCTGTCGCTGTGGCGCAATTTGCACAAGACCGTCATTTTCGTGACGCACTCGGTGTTCGAGTCGGCCTATCTCTCGCAGCGCGTGATCGTGATGACGGCGCGCCCGGGCCGGATCGGCGCCGAGTTTCGCATCACCTCGCCCGAGCCGCGCGGCGAGGAGTTCCGCACCTCGGCCGAATATGCCGCGTTCTGCCGCGAGATCTCGGCCGCGCTGGCGCCGTCTTATGCAGGGCAGGCGGGCGCATGAAGTCTCCACAGGATCTCGTCCGCTTTCTGCTTCCGCTTGCGGTGTTCGCCGCGGGCCTTGTGCTCTGGGAAGCGATCGTCCGCGGCTATGGCATCCAGCCCTATGTGCTGCCGAGCCCGCTATTGGTGCTGAAGACGCTGGTTGCGGACTGGCCGGTGCTGTCGCAATCGCTCGGCGTCACATTGCTGACCACGCTCGAAGGCTTCGCCGCCGCCGCGATCGGCGGCGTCGTGCTGGCGCTGCTGTTCAACCAGTCGAAATGGCTGGAATATTCCCTGTTCCCTTACGCGGTGGTGCTGCAGGTCACGCCTGTGATCGCGATCGCGCCGCTGCTCCTGATCTATCTGCAGCAGCAGACCGCCGTGATCGTCTGCGCGTGGATCGTGGCGTTCTTTCCGGTACTGTCGAACACCACGCTCGGCCTCAACTCGGTCGATCGCAACCTCGCCGGATTGTTTCAACTTTATGGCGCATCACGGCTGCAGACGCTGCTGTTGCTGAAGCTGCCCGCGGCGCTGCCCTATATCCTCGGCGGCCTGCGCATTGCCGGCGGTCTGTCGCTGATCGGCGCTGTGGTCGCGGAGATCGCGGCGGGCAGCGCCGGCGCCGGCTCGGGCCTTGCCTTCCGGATCGCTGAATCGGGCTACCGGCTGAATATTCCCCGCATGTTCGCAGCACTTCTGCTGCTATCGCTGGCCGGGATTGTCATCTATGGGGTGCTGGCGTTAGTTTCGCACCTTCTGTTGCGGCGTTGGCATGAAAGCGCGTTAGGAAAGGACAATTGATGGCCCCGATTTCTTCCGAAAAGATCGATCTCCTGATCTATGGACCGATCCGGCCAATCCTCGAAAACGGCTTCTCCGATCAATACGTGCTGCACCGGGCCGAGAGCCGCGGCGACCTCGAGCGCCTGACTCCCGACACCATGGCCAAGATCCGCGGCATCGCCGTCACCTATCACACGATGGCGACCGACAAGACCGCGATGGCGATGTTTCCAAAGCTCGAGATCGTCGGCAGCTTCGGCGTCGGCTACGACCACGTCGATTCCGCCTATGCGCGGGATCACAATATCGTGGTCACCAATACGCCCGACGTGCTGACCGAGGAGGTCGCCGACGTCGCGATGGGCCTGTTGATCGCGACGCTGCGCGAATTCGTCAAGGCCGACCGCTATGTACGTTCCGGCCTGTGGCAGACCCAGAACTATCCGCTCAGCGTTGGCTCCTTGCGCGACCGCAAGATCGGCATCGTCGGCATGGGCCGGATCGGCCAGGCGATCGGGCGCAGGCTCGAGGCCTCGCGCGTGCCGGTGTCCTATCACTCGCGCAATCCGTCCAAGGACGTCGCCTACAAGCACTATCCCGATCTGATCGAGATGGCGAAGGCGGTCGATACCCTGATCGTCATCGTGCCGGGCGGCGCCTCGACGGCGAAGATGATCAACGCCGACGTCCTGAAGGCGCTCGGCCCGCGCGGCGTGCTGATCAATGTCGCGCGCGGCTCGGTGGTCGACGAGCCGGCGCTGGTCGCGGCGCTGAAATCCGGCACCATCCTGGCCGCCGG from Bradyrhizobium sp. B124 includes:
- a CDS encoding metal-sensing transcriptional repressor codes for the protein MPDDHPHAAIARRLKRANGHLETIVEMIEQGRPCAQIAQQLQAVESAIESAKKALIHDHIGHSLEETLKVSGPKGRNVLRDFRLIAKYL
- a CDS encoding creatininase family protein, which gives rise to MTSQLPPRDWTAIHWPDLAKGAAARWIAVLPLAATEQHGPHLPLGTDVMIGEAYLARVRELLPAAIPATFLPLQPVGISTEHIDFPGTLTLPTKVALNSWMALGESVARAGVRKLVMVTSHGGNSAAMQLVAQDLHAQHKMLVVTTSWSRFGTPDGLFDADELRHGIHGGAVETSIMLAKYPQHVRKDAIADFKPASVQIEKDHRLLSTQRPAPFAWQAQDLNPSGAIGDATKASAAKGEQLLEHGARAFCELLADVDRFDLGVFRGD
- a CDS encoding NRAMP family divalent metal transporter; the protein is MTETKSTQTAILDTAHAGDIRGALGSIARDDTGPRATLLARLKTLLAIVGPGLIVMVGDNDAGAFGTYTQAGQNYGTTLLWTLLLLIPVLYVNQEMVVRLGAVTGVGHARLIFERFGKFWGAFSVIDLLVLNALTIVTEFIGITFALHFLGVSQFWGVLASAVIVMLAVSTGDFRRFERFGIVLVAGSLLLVPVILMVHPPIGQIAADFFVPKMPQDAKLSEVMLLIVAIVGTTVAPWQLFFQQSYIVDKRITPRFIRYERTDLCIGIVLVVVGAVAMISFCAEVFAGKPEFGNYTDALGTAVGLEKYAGRLPAVLFALALLDACIIGAAAVSLSTAYAIGDVFAVKHSLHRKPWDAKGFYGVYCGLIVLAAVLVLTPGTPLGLLTNAVQTLAGVLLPSATVFLLLLCNDRHILGPWVNSVRLNLFTGAVVAGLVMLSVILTAAVLFPDLSEQWIIGILVGGSLLALAVTAAVKLYEMLSHGRASSRFTHKPPLFDRDTWRMPPLDRLPPARLSPLSRIWMLVLRGYLVIAAGLVLLRIVQLATVGA
- a CDS encoding 2-hydroxyacid dehydrogenase; the protein is MAPISSEKIDLLIYGPIRPILENGFSDQYVLHRAESRGDLERLTPDTMAKIRGIAVTYHTMATDKTAMAMFPKLEIVGSFGVGYDHVDSAYARDHNIVVTNTPDVLTEEVADVAMGLLIATLREFVKADRYVRSGLWQTQNYPLSVGSLRDRKIGIVGMGRIGQAIGRRLEASRVPVSYHSRNPSKDVAYKHYPDLIEMAKAVDTLIVIVPGGASTAKMINADVLKALGPRGVLINVARGSVVDEPALVAALKSGTILAAGLDVFAAEPNVPDELKAMQNVVLLPHIGSASVVTRNAMDQLVVDNITNWFAGKPPLTPVAETPVKGR
- a CDS encoding carbohydrate porin yields the protein MTCVRLFRVRIAAGAALGAAAFGTPASAADLPVKSPAAKAVYSWTGFYVGGHVGYGDGTLGPGTNPILEQGVFFPPTITGGIGGFQAGYNKEFANRFVLGIEADATFTGPTDQPRRVPGPFNSSIDYVGTLRGRAGYSFGTWMPYVTGGFAWGHTEVRVNDAGGNVISQPGQYQTGWTVGAGAEFAVSGNWTAKVEYDYIDLSRRTLGLNDFGMPGVSIDPRIHLLKFGLNYQLGDSPWSATPTRTALPESSDWSVHGQTTLLGQGYPSFRAPYTGTNSLPGPGQMQQTWTTTAFLGVRLWEGGEFYFNPETAQGFGLNGTLGLAGFSNGEAQKAGAAFPKIRPQRYYFKQTFGFGGEQEDVPDGPNQIAGKRDIDRLTIIVGRFAVGDFFDGNSYAKDPRADFMNWAMWASAAYDFPADLPGYTRGAVVELNRKDWAVRAGVFQVPNAPNSDVLISNANNGGAVVEFEGRYSIFDQPGKLRVGVFGNRGNTGNYRQALAIEDANPGLDINDVMAGIRKDNTKYGFYLNGEQQIATDVGLFGRLSWNDGRNEILSFTDVDRSVSGGVSIKGSYWGRANDTIGIGGAVNGLSSAHRDYLAAGGLGLLIGDGALNYSPERIFETYYAYQVNKSLTLTADYQFITNPAYNTDRGPVHIFSGRIHGEF
- a CDS encoding ABC transporter ATP-binding protein, with protein sequence MAEPALSGPDAGWAVRLRGVTKTYDSGVMALGPLDLDVRRGEFVSLLGPSGCGKSTALRLIAGLATPSAGTVELSHQGAEQRGSHRVGFVFQEPTLMPWANVRDNVRLPLKLARAPATDADARIDAALDQVGLAEFATAYPRELSGGMKMRVSLARALVTDPDILLMDEPFAALDEITRFRLNNDLLSLWRNLHKTVIFVTHSVFESAYLSQRVIVMTARPGRIGAEFRITSPEPRGEEFRTSAEYAAFCREISAALAPSYAGQAGA
- a CDS encoding ABC transporter substrate-binding protein produces the protein MIPAFLPRALTTALLAATLGVSAGLLPARAQTLDKVSFGTNWVAEGEHGGFFQALADGTYKKYGLDVSIVPGGPNENNRMLLIAGKLDFFMSANSLQTFDAVTNNVPLVAVAAMFQKDPQVFLTHPEVKVSKIEDLKPLTLLISKEGITSYFQWLKSEYGFDENKVKPYTFNPQPFIVNKQTAMQGYVTSEPFAVEKTAGFKPNVLLLADYGFNSYSTLIETRRDLVDKKPDLVQRFVDASVVGWYTYVYGDNSAGNAMIKKLNPEMNDELLAYCVAKMREHGIVDSGDSIKNGIGAMTDERMASFFDKMVRAGVVKSTIDYRQGYTLRFVNKAVGVELRPKN
- a CDS encoding ABC transporter permease subunit; this encodes MKSPQDLVRFLLPLAVFAAGLVLWEAIVRGYGIQPYVLPSPLLVLKTLVADWPVLSQSLGVTLLTTLEGFAAAAIGGVVLALLFNQSKWLEYSLFPYAVVLQVTPVIAIAPLLLIYLQQQTAVIVCAWIVAFFPVLSNTTLGLNSVDRNLAGLFQLYGASRLQTLLLLKLPAALPYILGGLRIAGGLSLIGAVVAEIAAGSAGAGSGLAFRIAESGYRLNIPRMFAALLLLSLAGIVIYGVLALVSHLLLRRWHESALGKDN